One window of Corallococcus caeni genomic DNA carries:
- the surE gene encoding 5'/3'-nucleotidase SurE, with protein sequence MSTSRPRILVSNDDGYFSEGLQTLVEAVSPLGEVWVVAPDREQSAASHAISLHRPLRIKEVRERWFAVDGTPTDCSYLAVNHLLKDNRPQLMVSGINHGANLADDVTYSGTVAAAMEAAFLGVPAIAFSLVTRGPFDFGPAGRFARALVTEALSRPLPPRMLLNVNIPGGVEPDGYVITRQGRHSYGYNVVEKEDPRGRKYYWIGGTEYAHEDIPGSDCNTVFDEKRVSVTPLHFEMTDHGRIPELSGWNLQGFKRHGSGGGA encoded by the coding sequence GTGAGCACTTCGCGCCCCCGCATCCTCGTCTCCAACGACGACGGCTACTTCTCCGAAGGGCTGCAGACGCTCGTGGAGGCGGTGAGCCCCCTGGGCGAGGTGTGGGTGGTGGCGCCTGACCGCGAGCAGAGCGCCGCCTCCCATGCCATCAGCCTGCACCGGCCGCTGCGCATCAAGGAGGTGCGCGAGCGGTGGTTCGCCGTGGACGGCACCCCCACGGATTGCTCGTATCTGGCGGTGAACCACCTGCTGAAGGACAATCGTCCCCAGCTCATGGTCTCCGGCATCAATCACGGCGCGAACCTGGCGGACGACGTCACGTACTCCGGGACGGTGGCGGCGGCCATGGAGGCCGCGTTCCTGGGCGTTCCGGCCATCGCGTTCAGTCTGGTGACGCGGGGGCCGTTCGACTTCGGGCCGGCGGGCCGCTTCGCGCGGGCGCTGGTGACGGAGGCGCTGTCGCGGCCCCTGCCGCCCCGGATGCTCCTCAACGTGAACATCCCGGGGGGCGTGGAGCCGGACGGCTACGTCATCACCCGGCAGGGGCGGCACTCCTACGGCTACAACGTCGTGGAGAAGGAGGACCCGCGCGGCCGCAAGTACTACTGGATTGGCGGCACGGAGTACGCGCACGAGGACATCCCGGGCAGCGACTGCAACACCGTCTTCGACGAGAAGCGCGTGTCGGTGACGCCGCTGCACTTCGAGATGACCGACCACGGTCGCATCCCCGAGCTGTCGGGGTGGAACCTGCAGGGCTTCAAGCGGCACGGTTCGGGCGGCGGTGCCTGA
- the eno gene encoding phosphopyruvate hydratase, with the protein MTEIAQILAREVLDSRGNPTVEAEVLLVGGSRGRATVPSGASTGEHEAHELRDGDKGRYLGKGVQKAVDHVRDTIGPALIGMDAVDQVAVDQRMIELDGTSTKSKLGANAILAVSMAAARAAADAHGLPLYRYVGGLQARTLPVPLMNILNGGAHADTRVDVQEFMVVPAGAKTFAEGLRWGAEVFHALKKILKGRKLATGVGDEGGYAPDLPANEEALKLIMEAIDAAGFKAGEQLFLALDVAASEFFDKGSKKYKLKGEGKEYDSQGLLEYYRGLTQKYPIISIEDGMAEDDWEGWKKLTDALGDKVQLVGDDLFVTNVERLAKGIQTGTANSILVKVNQIGSLTETFDAVRMAHKAGMTSIMSHRSGESEDTTIADLAVALDCGQIKTGSASRSDRVAKYNQLLRIEEELGAGARYAGRTAFRSLAKKQ; encoded by the coding sequence ATGACCGAGATCGCTCAAATCCTGGCGCGTGAAGTGCTCGATTCCCGTGGCAACCCGACCGTGGAGGCCGAAGTGCTGCTCGTGGGCGGCTCGCGCGGCCGCGCGACGGTGCCCTCCGGCGCCTCCACCGGCGAGCACGAGGCGCACGAGCTGCGCGACGGTGACAAGGGCCGCTACCTGGGCAAGGGCGTGCAGAAGGCCGTGGACCACGTGCGCGACACCATCGGGCCCGCGCTCATCGGCATGGACGCCGTGGACCAGGTCGCCGTGGACCAGCGGATGATTGAACTGGACGGCACGTCCACCAAGTCCAAGCTGGGCGCCAACGCCATCCTCGCCGTCTCCATGGCCGCCGCGCGCGCCGCGGCGGACGCGCACGGCCTGCCGCTGTACCGCTACGTGGGCGGCCTGCAGGCGCGCACGCTGCCCGTGCCGCTGATGAACATCCTCAACGGCGGCGCGCACGCGGACACCCGCGTGGACGTGCAGGAGTTCATGGTGGTGCCCGCCGGCGCGAAGACCTTCGCGGAGGGCCTGCGCTGGGGCGCGGAGGTGTTCCACGCGCTCAAGAAGATCCTCAAGGGCCGCAAGCTGGCCACGGGCGTGGGCGACGAGGGCGGCTATGCCCCGGACCTGCCGGCCAACGAGGAGGCGCTCAAGCTCATCATGGAGGCCATCGACGCCGCGGGCTTCAAGGCGGGCGAGCAGCTGTTCCTGGCGCTGGACGTGGCCGCGAGCGAGTTCTTCGACAAGGGCTCCAAGAAGTACAAGCTCAAGGGCGAGGGCAAGGAGTACGACTCGCAGGGCCTGCTGGAGTACTACCGGGGCCTGACGCAGAAGTACCCCATCATCTCCATCGAGGACGGCATGGCGGAGGATGACTGGGAGGGGTGGAAGAAGCTCACCGACGCGCTGGGTGACAAGGTGCAGCTCGTGGGCGACGACCTCTTCGTCACCAACGTGGAGCGCCTGGCCAAGGGCATCCAGACGGGCACGGCGAACTCCATCCTGGTGAAGGTGAACCAGATTGGCTCCCTGACGGAGACGTTCGACGCGGTGCGCATGGCGCACAAGGCGGGCATGACGTCCATCATGAGCCACCGCTCCGGCGAGTCCGAGGACACCACCATCGCGGACCTCGCGGTGGCGCTGGACTGCGGGCAGATCAAGACGGGCTCGGCGTCGCGCTCCGACCGCGTGGCCAAGTACAACCAGCTGCTGCGCATCGAAGAGGAGCTGGGCGCCGGGGCGCGGTACGCGGGCCGTACGGCCTTCCGCTCGCTCGCGAAGAAGCAGTGA
- a CDS encoding CHRD domain-containing protein, which produces MRIPMSLTLVLTLGALSSHAKDPALGATTFTVYEAFLSPAQEPGEESETPKLLQKSLGATAPSTPREQRMSRGHGVLRFSKDLTRAYVEVEMTGVNPADILMFHIHCGPPGVLGPVVVDFGESGNLTKTLANGRWSVELTNANITFVKDMKGMKSGLPESCPAELGFLAQTRTLAGLESLARKGVLYFNLHTKAHTYYGEMRGQLYAVQP; this is translated from the coding sequence ACCCTCGGCGCGCTGTCCTCCCATGCCAAGGACCCCGCGCTCGGCGCGACGACCTTCACCGTCTATGAAGCCTTCCTCAGCCCCGCCCAGGAGCCCGGCGAGGAGTCCGAAACGCCCAAGCTCCTGCAGAAGAGCCTGGGGGCCACCGCGCCCTCGACGCCGAGGGAGCAGCGCATGTCCCGGGGCCATGGGGTGCTGCGCTTCTCCAAGGACCTGACGCGGGCCTACGTCGAGGTCGAGATGACCGGCGTCAATCCCGCCGACATCCTCATGTTCCACATCCACTGCGGACCGCCGGGCGTCCTGGGTCCCGTGGTGGTGGATTTCGGCGAGTCGGGCAACCTGACGAAGACGCTCGCCAACGGACGCTGGTCGGTGGAGCTGACCAACGCGAACATCACCTTCGTCAAGGACATGAAGGGCATGAAGTCCGGGCTCCCGGAGAGCTGTCCGGCGGAGCTGGGCTTCCTGGCCCAGACGCGGACGCTGGCCGGGCTCGAGTCGCTCGCGCGCAAGGGCGTGCTCTATTTCAACCTGCACACCAAGGCCCATACCTACTACGGAGAGATGCGCGGGCAGCTCTACGCCGTCCAGCCCTGA
- a CDS encoding M23 family metallopeptidase gives MLLAAALFSGCVGTQAASSSQLDTADARSVSTSDGKPLSFALRPTHEEPELVAVRHRVGPGETMYRIAKTYGITVEELARANGIKDPRELSVGQELMIPGEEPPKYGDPGPLSDEEPELVLSKPGQAPVSTPRRSVPAVSRREDPPRARVVSGRPGAPSRPRLATQGLLDWPLRGVLYGRFGKKGKEPHDGIDLAAPAGTPIKTAQEGTVLYAGEQKGYGLIVIVEHAPPLITLYAHNRDLRVKTGQKVRRGQVIATVGESGRTSGPHVHFEVRADGKPADPLEYLGVMPSASE, from the coding sequence GTGTTGCTCGCGGCCGCGCTGTTCAGCGGCTGCGTGGGCACCCAGGCCGCCTCCTCCTCGCAGCTGGACACGGCGGACGCGCGCTCGGTGTCCACGAGTGACGGCAAGCCGCTGTCGTTCGCGCTGAGGCCCACGCACGAGGAGCCGGAGCTGGTGGCGGTGCGCCACCGCGTGGGCCCGGGCGAGACGATGTACCGCATCGCCAAGACGTACGGCATCACGGTGGAGGAGCTGGCGCGGGCCAACGGCATCAAGGATCCGCGCGAGTTGTCCGTGGGCCAGGAGCTGATGATTCCGGGGGAGGAGCCCCCGAAGTACGGCGACCCGGGGCCGCTGTCCGACGAGGAGCCGGAGCTGGTGCTGTCGAAGCCGGGGCAGGCGCCGGTGTCCACGCCGCGCCGCTCGGTGCCCGCGGTGTCGCGCCGCGAGGATCCGCCGCGTGCGCGCGTGGTGTCGGGGCGGCCGGGCGCGCCGTCGCGTCCGAGGCTCGCGACGCAGGGGTTGCTCGACTGGCCGTTGAGAGGCGTGCTGTATGGCCGCTTCGGAAAGAAGGGCAAGGAGCCGCACGACGGCATCGACCTGGCGGCGCCCGCGGGCACGCCCATCAAGACGGCGCAGGAGGGCACGGTCCTCTACGCGGGCGAGCAGAAGGGCTACGGCCTCATCGTCATCGTGGAGCACGCCCCTCCGCTGATCACCCTCTACGCGCACAACCGCGACCTGCGCGTGAAGACGGGACAGAAGGTCCGGCGCGGGCAGGTCATCGCCACGGTGGGCGAGTCCGGCCGCACGTCCGGCCCGCACGTGCACTTCGAGGTGCGCGCGGATGGGAAGCCGGCGGATCCGCTGGAGTACCTGGGCGTGATGCCGTCCGCGTCCGAGTAG
- a CDS encoding ADP-ribosylglycohydrolase family protein has translation MPPPPKRRATGPDPLPGQRARGALLGLAIGNALAVPTAGRPFYAPAFPQLAEGPYQGMHGGGQHDLRKGQVTEPTQLAVALALSLRDLKRYDAGDALKRYRAWQPHAISVSEPMRELFQECDASPTPQLKDAGKRVWQKNFRRLAPAGALPRVVPLGVVLAKDSFALARAALEDTALTHFDPRSQLASAGLCAAIAKAVTGGPNLKAEDLLPAAEVGISLAAAALGKQEKDYVQEVSQAAGLLREDLALAAKDDPQLYGPELHMHRPGNNAVRAAFRLAFWELLHVPTAEAALLDVIHRGGDTEVHASVTGALVGAFHGEGALPEEWCEKVLLALQPYNPLQKGTVLWEVYHPRHLLLLAPA, from the coding sequence ATGCCTCCTCCTCCCAAGCGCCGCGCCACGGGCCCCGACCCGCTTCCCGGTCAACGCGCCCGGGGTGCCCTGCTGGGCCTCGCCATCGGCAACGCCCTGGCCGTGCCCACCGCAGGAAGGCCCTTCTACGCACCGGCCTTCCCCCAGCTCGCCGAGGGGCCGTACCAGGGCATGCACGGCGGTGGACAACACGACCTGCGCAAGGGGCAGGTGACGGAGCCCACCCAGCTCGCGGTGGCGCTGGCCCTGAGCCTGCGCGACCTCAAGCGCTATGACGCAGGGGACGCGCTCAAGCGCTACCGGGCGTGGCAGCCGCACGCCATCTCCGTCAGCGAGCCCATGCGGGAGCTGTTCCAGGAGTGTGACGCGAGCCCCACGCCCCAGCTGAAGGACGCCGGCAAGCGCGTCTGGCAGAAGAACTTCCGCCGCCTGGCCCCCGCGGGCGCCCTGCCCCGCGTGGTGCCCCTGGGCGTGGTCCTGGCGAAGGACTCCTTCGCCCTGGCCAGGGCCGCGCTGGAGGACACCGCCCTCACCCACTTCGACCCGCGCAGCCAGCTGGCCAGCGCGGGGCTGTGCGCCGCCATCGCCAAGGCGGTGACGGGAGGGCCGAACCTGAAGGCCGAGGACCTGCTGCCGGCCGCGGAGGTGGGCATCTCCCTGGCGGCCGCCGCCCTGGGGAAGCAGGAGAAGGACTACGTCCAGGAGGTGTCCCAGGCCGCGGGCCTCCTGCGCGAGGACCTGGCCCTGGCGGCCAAGGACGACCCGCAGCTCTACGGCCCGGAGCTGCACATGCACCGGCCCGGCAATAACGCGGTGCGTGCCGCGTTCCGGCTGGCCTTCTGGGAGCTGCTCCACGTGCCCACGGCGGAGGCCGCGCTCCTGGACGTCATCCACCGGGGCGGCGACACGGAGGTGCACGCCTCCGTCACCGGCGCGCTGGTGGGCGCCTTCCACGGTGAAGGGGCGCTGCCGGAGGAGTGGTGCGAGAAGGTCCTCCTGGCCCTCCAGCCCTACAACCCCCTCCAGAAGGGGACGGTGCTGTGGGAGGTGTACCACCCCCGGCACCTGCTGCTGCTGGCCCCGGCCTAA